The DNA window TGATAAGCATCGAGGCCAGGACCGGAGAGATGGTAGAGTTTGGCCAAACGCTTGTTCTCTGCGAAGATATCGACTAATAGGAAGGGGGAAGGGAAGGCTGTTTGAATTGGCGCCTTACAAGAAAATGCTCATCGCCAACAGGGGTGAGATCGCTCTCCGTATCATGAGAACGTGCCGGGAAAACAATATCGAGACCATCGCGGTGTATTCGACCGCCGACAGGGACTCTCTTCACGTGCAGCATGCCGACGCATCATGCTGCATTGGAGACGGCGCCGCTCAGGACAGTTACATGAACATCTCAAACATAATATGCGCGGCGCTTCACCTGAAAGCCGACGCGATTCATCCCGGTTACGGATTTCTTTCCGAGGATTCGCGGTTTGCCGAGATATGCGACACTCATAACCTTTCGTACATAGGCCCGCGCGTCGAGGCGCTGAGAGTGGCCGGTGACAAGGTTCTCTCGAGAGAAGTCGCCCTCAGATGCGATATCCCGGTGCTTCCCGCGACGCATCTGACACACCGGATCGGCAACTTACGGGACGAAGTCGGAGAAGTCGGTTATCCTGTCGTCGCCAAGCCGCGCGCCGGCGGAGGAGGGCGAGGCATTCTGCACGTGCCCGACGAGAGCGCTCTCGAGCGCTGCATGTCAGACCGTTCTCTCATGCGCTCGATTGAAAAAGGCGAATATTTCTTTGAGCGCTTCCTCACACGACCGAGGCATATTGAAGTCCAGTTGATCGCCGATTTCGGGGGCGATGTTCGCGCCATCGGGTTGAGGGACTGCTCTATCCAGAAAAACAAGCAAAAGATTATTGAGGAAGCCCCGCCCCCACATCTGTCGCGCCACCTGAGAAACCGACTTTTCGACGCCGCGATTCGCTTTTGCAAAGCCTCGGGATTTACCACCGTCGGAACGGCGGAGTTCCTCGTGGATGGAGAAGAGTTCTATTTCATGGAGTTCAACCCGCGCATTCAAGTCGAGCACACAGTAACCGAGATGACAACCGGGCTTGACCTGGTATGGGAACAGATAAGGCTTTCAGCAGGCGAACCCCTCGAAGCGGCTCAAACGGCCGAGTCCCGGCAGGCCCCACAAAGTGGGCGGGAATCGGGCCACGAAGGGCACGCGATTCAGGCTCGCATATCCGCCGAATGGGCTCAAGGAACTCCCGGTTTCTGTGGAAACGTCGAGAGCCTCCAGTTCCCCGGGGGGCCCGGCATCCGCGTCGATACTCACGTACACCCGGGGTGCGATCTCCCCTACCTCTATGACCCGCTGCTGGTGAAGGTAATCACCTGGGCTTCGACAAGGGGAGGCGCCGTACAGCGTATACGCAGGGCGCTTGACGAAGTAAGTATCGGCGGCGTCAAAACAAACCTGTCCGCCCTTCAAGCAATAGTCGAATCGCGAGATTTCGGGCACGGCCATTATGACACCAGCTCTTTTGAAGCGCTCGGATCCGGGTTCGACGACTTTGATCCTGCCGTGGCGCATGAAGACATGGAAGGACCTTCGCGCGACGCGTATTCACCGCCCACCGGGCGGTCATCTATTGAAATTCAGCAAAAGGAGGTGAAGTAGATGACAGTCCTTGAAGAGACAAAAGCGATAATCGCGGAAATACTCGGCATAGACTCAGAGAAGATCAATCCGGAGACAAGTCTCGTGACGGATCTCCAGGCAAACTCTCTCGATCTGCTGGAAATAGTGAGCATGCTGGAGGAGAAGTATGGACTCTCTATCGTTGACGACAATCTGGAGGATCTCAATTCCGTTGGCGACATCGTCAACTTTGTCGAACAACGCGTAAAGGCATAATGTGGTCAGACCAAATTATGCGCTCTCCCCCATGAATCCGTACCGGAAAAAAGTGGATGGTGAACATGAAAATCGACCGTGAAAGCCTGCGTGCGGGCGGCGTAGAAGCCGCAGCCAGAGAATGGCTCATAGCAAAAACCATGGCCCCCGCAATCGGGGTTGTGTCGTTTGCCGCTCTCACCGCCGTTGGAGCAAGGTACGCGATTCACATCGGCCCGGTTCCTTACACGTTACAGGTGTTCTTCGTGCTCCTCGCCGGCATGGTGCTTGGGCCGAAGCTTGGCGCGGCAAGCCAGCTCGCGTATGTGGCCGCGGGCTTTTCGGGAATTCCGGTTTTTTCTTCTCCTCCATACGCCGGAGGTGGATACCTTCTGGGGCCAACGGGAGGTTACCTGGTTGGTTTCGTTGCCGCCGCATGGCTTACGGGATGGGTGGTCCACAGGTGGCGCGACGCCCGCGACGGAGATTTGATGGTAATCGGCTATGCGTTCGCCGGAATGCTTGGATTGGTCGCGATCTATGCCTTCGGCGCGTCCGGGCTCGCCATCTGGATGCTTGGTGGTGGGAAAGGGTTCGCGGACGCTGTCTCCGCGGCCTGGAAGCTCGGCATAGCTCCTTTCATAGTTGTCGATATCCTCAAAAGCGCGGCAGCCGCGCTTTCGTGCTCCGGCGTAAACGCAACCAGATCCGCTTAACTTTTCGGAGCAGGTCTTTTTTATCTATGAACACGCGCTGGATTTACCGCGCATCGGAATAGCGTGCCTTTCCGCCGAGGACACCTGGAACCTGGCGAACCAGCGCGACGCGAATAGGCAATAGACGTTAGACGTGCTGGTTGCTTGTCTCGTGAATGATTCATAATCTATACTTTATTGTTGACAATGGACTTCCAATGGAGGGGGAACCAGCATGACAGACAAGCGGTTTTGGACGAAGTCGTACGATCCCGGGATGGTGGATCTCGATCCTGCCCTCTGGGAGACGACATACGTCGAAGCGGTCAAACCCACATTTGAGAAATATTCCGATGAAGTGGCATTGGCGTTCATGGGAGTTGAGGTGACCTTTGGCGAACTGGATCGGTATGCCAACAGGTTTGCCGACATGTTGATAGCAAACGGCCTGAAGAAAGGCGACGTGATCGGCCTCAATCTGCCGAACATTCCTGAGTATGTGATCGCCTGGCTTGGCACACTGCGGGCGGGCGGTGTCATTTCCGGGGTCTCCCCCCTGCTTTCCGCCGAAGAGATGGAGTACCAGCTCAAAGATTCAAACGCCAGGGGGCTGGTTACCCTGGACGCGATCTTCGAGAAACGCCTTCTGGGCATCATCGACAACCTTCCTGATTTGAAGATTATCGCTACAACCAGCGTGGGGAGCTTCTTGCCGGCGATCAAGCGGACGCTGGGAAAGCTTCTCAAGAAGATACCAAAAGGGAATGTGGCGCCTCTGCCCAGGCGGTTGGTTTTTGACGTGAAGAAAGTCGTCAATGACTCGCGGTATTCGACTGCTCCCC is part of the Candidatus Anoxymicrobium japonicum genome and encodes:
- a CDS encoding acetyl-CoA carboxylase biotin carboxylase subunit (an AccC homodimer forms the biotin carboxylase subunit of the acetyl CoA carboxylase, an enzyme that catalyzes the formation of malonyl-CoA, which in turn controls the rate of fatty acid metabolism) produces the protein MLIANRGEIALRIMRTCRENNIETIAVYSTADRDSLHVQHADASCCIGDGAAQDSYMNISNIICAALHLKADAIHPGYGFLSEDSRFAEICDTHNLSYIGPRVEALRVAGDKVLSREVALRCDIPVLPATHLTHRIGNLRDEVGEVGYPVVAKPRAGGGGRGILHVPDESALERCMSDRSLMRSIEKGEYFFERFLTRPRHIEVQLIADFGGDVRAIGLRDCSIQKNKQKIIEEAPPPHLSRHLRNRLFDAAIRFCKASGFTTVGTAEFLVDGEEFYFMEFNPRIQVEHTVTEMTTGLDLVWEQIRLSAGEPLEAAQTAESRQAPQSGRESGHEGHAIQARISAEWAQGTPGFCGNVESLQFPGGPGIRVDTHVHPGCDLPYLYDPLLVKVITWASTRGGAVQRIRRALDEVSIGGVKTNLSALQAIVESRDFGHGHYDTSSFEALGSGFDDFDPAVAHEDMEGPSRDAYSPPTGRSSIEIQQKEVK
- a CDS encoding acyl carrier protein: MTVLEETKAIIAEILGIDSEKINPETSLVTDLQANSLDLLEIVSMLEEKYGLSIVDDNLEDLNSVGDIVNFVEQRVKA
- a CDS encoding biotin transporter BioY, encoding MAPAIGVVSFAALTAVGARYAIHIGPVPYTLQVFFVLLAGMVLGPKLGAASQLAYVAAGFSGIPVFSSPPYAGGGYLLGPTGGYLVGFVAAAWLTGWVVHRWRDARDGDLMVIGYAFAGMLGLVAIYAFGASGLAIWMLGGGKGFADAVSAAWKLGIAPFIVVDILKSAAAALSCSGVNATRSA